From Labeo rohita strain BAU-BD-2019 chromosome 18, IGBB_LRoh.1.0, whole genome shotgun sequence, the proteins below share one genomic window:
- the tgm2l gene encoding protein-glutamine gamma-glutamyltransferase 2, protein MASHNAILSGIDLQCYENNHAHRTEEMDVERLLVRRGQPFSVILQCTDIPQLSDHQLNIILHLGKKNEVVLKVPDSEQDHGKWWFSQRNAQGEVMLTLHSPADALVGLYSMSVVLLSADGHILEKTQPKTFYLLFNPWCKDDSVYLPNEELLQEYILNENGILYQGSWDDITTVPWNFGQFEKDVVDICFEVLDNSPAAMKNSEMDTGNRGSPVYVSRTIAAMVNSNDDRGVVSGRWDGEYNDGMAPTRWTGSVPILKRWSEGGGEKVRYGQCWVFTGVACTILRCLGIPARCITNYSSAHDTDANISVDYLFNDQLESMSEGKKDSIWNYHCWVESWMKRDDLPEGYDGWQVLDPTPQERSDGIFCCGPCPVHAVKEGELGMKYDAPFVFSEVNADLIIWIVHPDGERIQVSQNSKVIGRNISTKSVYGDFREDITANYKYPEGSGMEREVYKKAGRQITQKNEGPGQLELFIKHAPAIHGTDFDVFIEVYNAGGEDTDAQLTVTSNAITYNSIHLGECQRKTTSLTVPAHKAHKEVLRLQYDHYGACVSEHHMIRVTALLQSSDQNNIILQEINIPLKMPVLNIKIVGKAIISRKLTAHISFTNPLPVSLQGGVFTMEGAGLTEAKEIKTHGKIEPGQAVTVKFSFKPTRAGLRKLLVDFDSDRLKDVKGEATIIVREKKKQNRNILPEI, encoded by the exons ATGGCCAGCCATAATG CCATTCTGAGTGGTATAGATCTGCAGTGCTATGAGAATAACCATGCTCACCGCACTGAGGAGATGGACGTGGAGCGTCTGCTGGTGCGCCGAGGTCAGCCcttctctgtaatactgcagTGTACTGACATCCCACAGCTCTCTGACCACCAGCTCAACATCATACTACACCTGG GTAAGAAAAATGAGGTGGTCTTGAAGGTGCCTGACTCAGAGCAAGATCATGGAAAATGGTGGTTTAGTCAGCGTAATGCTCAAGGTGAGGTGATGCTGACTCTCCACAGCCCTGCTGACGCTCTTGTGGGTCTATACAGCATGTCTGTAGTTCTGCTCTCAGCTGATGGGCACATCCTGGAGAAAACCCAGCCTAAGACCTTCTACCTGCTTTTCAATCCCTGGTGCAAGG ATGATTCTGTGTACCTTCCCAATGAGGAACTGCTGCAggagtacattttaaatgaaaatgggaTCTTGTACCAGGGCTCGTGGGATGATATCACCACCGTGCCTTGGAACTTTGGACAG TTCGAAAAAGATGTAGTGGATATTTGCTTTGAAGTGCTGGACAATTCACCTGCGGCCATGAAAAATTCAGAGATGGACACTGGTAACAGAGGAAGTCCTGTTTATGTCAGCAGGACCATTGCTGCCATG GTGAATTCTAATGATGATCGTGGGGTGGTATCTGGGCGCTGGGATGGAGAGTACAATGATGGGATGGCGCCCACACGGTGGACTGGCAGTGTGCCCATCTTGAAGCGCTGGAGTGAGGGTGGAGGAGAAAAAGTGCGCTATGGGCAGTGCTGGGTGTTTACAGGAGTGGCCTGCACAA TCCTCCGCTGTCTTGGCATTCCAGCCAGATGTATCACGAATTACTCATCTGCTCACGACACTGATGCAAACATTTCTGTGGATTACCTTTTCAACGATCAACTTGAAAGTATGTCTGAAGGCAAGAAGGACTCCATATG GAATTACCACTGTTGGGTTGAGTCTTGGATGAAACGTGATGACCTCCCAGAAGGTTACGATGGATGGCAGGTGCTAGATCCAACTCCTCAAGAAAGAAGTGATG GAATCTTCTGCTGTGGGCCTTGTCCAGTCCATGCAGTCAAGGAGGGAGAGTTAGGGATGAAGTACGATGCCCCatttgtgttttctgaggtGAATGCTGATCTGATTATCTGGATTGTTCATCCAGATGGAGAACGAATTCAAGTGTCCCAAAACAGTAAAGTTATAGGACGGAACATTAGCACTAAGAGTGTTTATGGAGACTTCAGAGAAGACATTACTGCTAACTACAAATATCCTGAAG GATCGGGGATGGAGCGAGAGGTTTATAAAAAGGCAGGAAGACAAATTACCCAAAAGAATGAAGGCCCAGGACAGCTTGAGCTTTTCATTAAGCATGCCCCAGCTATTCACGGGACAGACTTTGACGTGTTCATAGAGGTGTATAATGCTGGTGGGGAGGACACAGATGCACAGCTCACAGTCACATCGAACGCAATAACCTACAATAGTATCCACCTTGGAGAGTGCCAGAGAAAGACAACCTCTCTCACAGTGCCAGCTCACAAAG CTCATAAAGAAGTACTGCGACTTCAGTATGACCATTATGGGGCGTGTGTGTCAGAACATCACATGATAAGGGTCACAGCCCTCCTCCAATCCAGTGATCAAAACAACATCATCCTACAAGAAATCAACATCCCCTTGAAAATGCCAGTGCTTAATATCAAG ATTGTTGGAAAAGCGATCATATCACGTAAACTGACAGCACACATCTCCTTCACCAATCCCTTGCCTGTTAGTCTTCAAGGAGGCGTGTTTACCATGGAGGGAGCAGGACTAACAGaagcaaaagaaataaaaacaca TGGTAAGATTGAACCTGGTCAGGCTGTGACGGTTAAATTTTCCTTCAAACCCACCCGTGCTGGCCTGAGGAAACTGCTTGTCGACTTTGATTCGGATAGACTGAAAGATGTAAAAGGCGAAGCAACTATCATCGTTCgggaaaaaaagaagcaaaataGGAACATTCTCCCAGAAATCTAG